The following are from one region of the Paraglaciecola sp. L1A13 genome:
- a CDS encoding HAD family hydrolase, whose protein sequence is MNKQNSFYEFGQNFLGPICSEYFFNIRTYCSQNNIDYLGFLAREGYLFQRIYKRLVAKSLMERLDSNYIYASRSFLFRLGMANDFSLEYSLSHSFSGSLKSLLIRRFGLTEREVEGLFNDEALKREWELPDQKERVKSFLLDASDALTKKTHEPLQLYKEYLQSTGLTDAKKPLLLDVGYSGTIQKLLTSMMEIDTHGMYFIATKSGEQIIQSNTVTMNGVFKSGVKMGEGYLMLDRSLFLEGLLTAPQGQFIDIHKSKTDGSFKFTFARKAYAQNNFQDLNAIFDGAIDFVEFAFKNNIRYSTSETEMLFAQYATKRNMLPSATWAMFDVDDAISGNPNVNPVTFFGL, encoded by the coding sequence ATGAACAAACAAAATTCTTTTTACGAATTTGGACAAAATTTTCTTGGTCCAATTTGCAGTGAATATTTTTTCAACATTCGTACTTATTGTTCACAGAACAACATAGATTATTTAGGCTTTTTGGCCCGTGAAGGATACTTATTTCAGCGTATCTACAAGAGACTTGTTGCTAAGTCTTTGATGGAAAGATTAGATTCAAATTATATCTATGCGTCTCGCTCTTTTTTGTTTCGTTTAGGGATGGCTAATGATTTTTCATTAGAGTATTCGTTGTCTCATAGTTTTTCTGGTTCGCTTAAAAGTTTATTAATAAGGCGTTTCGGATTAACCGAAAGAGAAGTTGAAGGGCTTTTCAATGATGAAGCGTTAAAGCGCGAATGGGAGTTACCTGACCAGAAGGAAAGGGTAAAATCTTTTTTACTTGATGCATCTGACGCATTGACTAAAAAGACGCACGAGCCTCTTCAGCTTTACAAAGAGTACTTGCAGAGCACTGGTCTAACTGATGCTAAAAAGCCGCTTCTTTTGGATGTGGGGTATTCCGGAACGATTCAAAAATTACTGACTAGCATGATGGAGATTGATACGCACGGAATGTATTTCATCGCGACCAAATCCGGCGAGCAAATAATACAAAGCAATACGGTGACTATGAATGGGGTGTTCAAATCTGGGGTGAAAATGGGTGAGGGTTATCTTATGTTGGACAGATCTTTATTTCTCGAAGGATTATTGACTGCTCCCCAGGGCCAGTTTATCGATATACACAAAAGCAAGACGGATGGCTCGTTCAAGTTTACCTTCGCGAGAAAAGCTTATGCCCAAAATAACTTTCAAGATCTGAATGCTATCTTTGATGGCGCAATAGATTTTGTTGAGTTTGCTTTTAAAAATAATATCCGGTATTCGACTAGCGAAACAGAAATGCTATTTGCGCAATACGCGACTAAACGTAATATGTTGCCCAGTGCGACTTGGGCGATGTTTGATGTTGATGATGCTATTTCAGGTAATCCTAACGTTAATCCAGTAACTTTTTTCGGACTGTAG
- a CDS encoding sulfotransferase family 2 domain-containing protein, protein MISENEVIQVYKGLLNRQPENHRIIKQYVDSCNDLSELLIKISNSLEFKNKFYNSLIPSKVLVFVHIPKTAGTFLRTGWLFNNIRTYFWSDEMRAFPTISNFVTSSFVSSSYEMLGGHLHLSQFLKFPTNQPRVFVSVIRRPIDRVISFYNHVKYRDQKHPMNEFLQNKTLYDVLKYENLFSKSIKNEQLAYLFKCDDIDLDRLTNRDSIIIGKQESIDDFIRKVDDVFGFTNKAILGGDRNAAESDYKTLLMEEANADYAIEMLGNMLKHEQEFFDSFDSLKVMNLNEYTEVRNNYKFLWSH, encoded by the coding sequence ATGATCTCAGAAAATGAAGTTATACAGGTTTATAAAGGGCTGCTTAATAGGCAGCCCGAAAATCATAGGATCATTAAACAGTATGTAGATAGTTGCAATGATTTGTCTGAACTGTTAATAAAAATTTCTAATTCTTTAGAGTTTAAGAATAAATTTTACAATAGTTTAATTCCATCTAAGGTTCTTGTTTTTGTCCATATTCCAAAAACGGCAGGTACATTTTTAAGAACGGGTTGGTTGTTTAATAACATACGTACATACTTTTGGTCTGACGAGATGCGAGCATTTCCCACGATCTCTAATTTTGTAACTTCTAGTTTTGTGTCTTCTAGTTATGAAATGCTAGGAGGCCATTTACACCTTAGTCAATTCTTGAAATTTCCTACTAATCAACCAAGAGTTTTTGTTAGTGTAATTAGGCGACCTATTGACAGAGTGATTTCATTTTATAATCACGTGAAATATAGAGATCAAAAACATCCGATGAATGAGTTCCTTCAGAATAAAACACTATATGACGTGTTGAAGTATGAAAATTTGTTTTCGAAATCTATAAAGAATGAACAGTTAGCATATTTATTTAAATGCGATGACATTGACTTAGACCGTTTAACTAATAGAGATTCTATTATTATCGGTAAGCAAGAAAGTATTGACGATTTTATCAGAAAAGTTGATGACGTATTTGGATTCACAAATAAAGCTATTTTAGGCGGCGATCGAAACGCAGCTGAAAGTGACTATAAGACTCTTTTAATGGAAGAGGCTAACGCAGATTATGCAATAGAAATGTTGGGTAATATGTTAAAGCATGAACAAGAATTTTTTGATAGCTTTGATAGTTTAAAAGTTATGAACTTAAATGAGTATACAGAGGTTCGCAACAATTATAAATTTCTATGGTCACACTAA
- a CDS encoding glycosyltransferase — protein MIENKEYQGFLDAVEKNRFIGWAREVTSNSVVNIVVAIGDLIIKQVVADNFRSDLKDSGIADGKFGFDFSISNASLNLAKESKKGVSLFIENINGFLIAEVNLSNGILNKEAQQLFGAIAEEYICATQEANIEFDKLLDIPKSSFQRSLTPKVTTPLLEKMFVNSANKSDASEYYTFQRKPSLSPYLEFCRHRFRAEKMFDVNTNTVDIDNFYMWYVEFYNGTQRKFLKPPFSRIDLEYLNELIILPGCTFQLSRVHFYYILKHNPNINFSSVLNDVAQYTAQVFDWTCKVSVQLNVDDCLIPKSYKALMSSMNTEWMTKPTPLTLMSEHYFNRDVSLHFLHLDNEFDRKVYYGVLLMKAIEEPILLCAVPQKIIISYFSSVDGELNLLQKLILENCGGLNKIDSLPLDNFSKANYSKILLSKGFNLDNSSYSSIDSVGNRIESNKYIVDSSEQSELFDVQLIGPINKASGLGQATRLSADILAKTNLKVNLVDFGLDNPAKEGFNSTRLLGTLAKSKVNLIHLNAESLPTLLAFYPDVFSDSYNIGYFYWELDSPAACHRLAMQLVDEIWVSTDYGVKQYQPFSDKPVTNVGMAYEPSEPINKQSAKSFLSERYSIESSSTVFLVTFDSFSFPERKNPIATIKAFQRAFQSNENVRMILKTQNRDFIVDKKQIGIWDQINHLTSIDSRIIIINETLSYPELLKLKAGCDCYVSLHRSEGWGFGMIEAMGLGVAVIATNYSGNLEFCNQENSWLIDYELKFADTDDYVYVKAGQRWAEPSIESASKAIREAYENPKLRAKKADAGKKTATSDFSLTTISKRYSKRLSSILNK, from the coding sequence ATGATTGAAAATAAAGAATATCAAGGCTTTTTGGACGCAGTCGAAAAAAATAGGTTTATCGGTTGGGCTCGTGAAGTTACATCGAATTCAGTCGTCAATATAGTTGTTGCTATCGGTGATTTGATCATTAAACAGGTGGTAGCGGATAATTTTAGATCAGACCTTAAAGATAGTGGAATTGCCGATGGGAAATTTGGTTTTGATTTCTCTATCAGTAACGCTAGTTTAAATCTCGCAAAGGAATCTAAAAAGGGAGTTTCTCTATTCATTGAAAATATAAATGGCTTTTTGATTGCTGAAGTAAATTTGAGTAATGGTATTTTAAATAAAGAAGCGCAACAACTTTTTGGGGCTATTGCTGAAGAGTATATTTGTGCTACTCAGGAAGCTAACATAGAGTTTGATAAATTGCTTGATATCCCTAAAAGCTCATTTCAAAGAAGTCTGACTCCAAAAGTTACTACGCCACTATTAGAAAAAATGTTCGTAAATTCAGCTAATAAATCTGATGCTTCGGAATATTATACTTTTCAAAGAAAACCATCTTTAAGCCCCTACCTTGAATTTTGTCGGCATAGATTTAGAGCTGAAAAAATGTTTGATGTTAATACTAATACTGTTGATATCGATAATTTTTATATGTGGTATGTTGAATTTTATAATGGCACTCAACGTAAGTTTCTAAAGCCACCATTTAGTCGAATCGATTTAGAGTATTTAAATGAACTAATAATATTACCTGGTTGTACATTTCAATTATCTAGAGTTCATTTTTACTATATTTTAAAGCACAATCCAAATATTAATTTTAGTTCCGTTTTAAATGATGTTGCGCAGTATACTGCTCAGGTTTTTGATTGGACCTGCAAAGTATCGGTTCAGCTAAATGTAGACGATTGCCTTATACCGAAAAGCTATAAAGCTTTAATGTCTTCTATGAATACAGAATGGATGACGAAGCCTACACCGTTGACATTGATGTCTGAGCATTACTTTAATAGAGATGTTTCGCTCCATTTTCTACACTTAGATAATGAATTCGATCGGAAAGTATATTATGGCGTGTTGCTAATGAAGGCGATTGAGGAACCTATTTTACTTTGTGCTGTACCACAAAAAATAATAATTAGTTATTTTAGTAGCGTAGACGGTGAACTCAATCTACTTCAAAAGCTAATATTAGAAAACTGCGGGGGACTCAATAAGATTGATTCATTGCCGCTAGATAATTTTTCTAAAGCAAATTATTCTAAAATCCTTTTGTCAAAAGGATTTAATTTAGATAATTCCTCCTATTCGTCGATAGACTCTGTTGGGAACCGAATAGAATCAAACAAATATATTGTGGATTCATCAGAGCAGAGTGAGTTGTTTGATGTGCAGCTTATTGGACCTATCAATAAAGCGTCTGGACTAGGTCAGGCCACTAGGCTCAGCGCCGATATTCTTGCAAAAACCAATTTAAAAGTGAATTTAGTTGATTTTGGATTAGATAATCCCGCAAAAGAGGGGTTTAATTCAACTAGGTTGCTAGGTACTTTAGCTAAATCAAAGGTGAATTTAATCCATTTGAATGCAGAGTCACTACCTACTTTATTAGCATTTTATCCCGATGTATTCTCTGATAGTTATAACATTGGATACTTTTATTGGGAGCTAGATTCACCAGCTGCCTGCCATCGCTTAGCGATGCAGTTAGTAGATGAAATATGGGTTTCTACTGACTACGGCGTCAAGCAATACCAACCATTTTCTGATAAGCCAGTTACCAACGTTGGAATGGCTTATGAACCAAGTGAGCCGATTAATAAGCAGAGTGCTAAGAGTTTCCTGTCTGAAAGATATTCAATTGAATCAAGTAGCACCGTTTTCTTAGTCACCTTCGATTCGTTTTCATTTCCCGAACGTAAAAATCCTATTGCCACTATAAAGGCATTTCAGCGAGCATTTCAATCGAACGAGAATGTTAGAATGATTTTAAAAACGCAGAATCGTGATTTTATTGTGGATAAAAAGCAGATCGGTATATGGGATCAAATTAACCACTTAACGTCAATCGATTCAAGAATCATCATTATTAATGAAACACTTAGTTATCCAGAGCTACTCAAGCTTAAAGCTGGTTGTGATTGTTATGTATCACTCCATCGTTCTGAGGGGTGGGGTTTTGGTATGATTGAAGCAATGGGATTAGGTGTCGCAGTTATCGCCACTAACTATTCCGGAAATTTAGAATTTTGTAATCAAGAAAATTCATGGTTGATCGATTATGAACTTAAATTTGCTGACACCGATGATTATGTATATGTAAAAGCTGGACAACGGTGGGCCGAACCATCTATTGAAAGTGCTTCTAAGGCAATTCGAGAGGCTTATGAAAATCCTAAACTTCGGGCAAAGAAAGCTGATGCTGGTAAAAAAACTGCGACTAGTGATTTTAGCCTTACAACGATTTCAAAAAGATATTCTAAAAGATTGAGTTCAATTTTAAACAAATAG
- a CDS encoding GDP-mannose 4,6-dehydratase: protein MDSHSKPTALITGIDGFTGQYLKKTLENQGICVFGTTHSRCNIKNSYVMDITDSLAVSKVINLVKPDYIIHLAAISFVAHSDPTEFYRVNVVGTECLLQSIIDSGLSLRKVIISSSANVYGNSSAEQISENISPEPVNHYACSKMAMEKITANYFNRLPIIITRPFNYTGVGQAEHFLVPKIVAHFKNGKKKIELGNTDVYRDFSSVEFVVQAYASLLNSDVKSEIINVCSGHSYSLQEIIETLEELAGYKIEICVNSDFVRADEVKKITGDNSKLLTIVPKLYIKKLARILEDMYLNGIKDD, encoded by the coding sequence TTGGATTCTCATTCTAAACCAACCGCTTTAATTACCGGTATAGACGGTTTTACCGGTCAGTACCTAAAAAAGACGCTTGAAAATCAGGGGATATGTGTGTTCGGTACCACACACTCCCGCTGCAATATCAAAAATAGCTATGTAATGGATATTACTGACTCATTAGCTGTAAGTAAGGTAATAAATTTAGTTAAGCCTGATTACATTATTCATTTAGCCGCTATTTCTTTTGTTGCTCACTCAGACCCTACTGAGTTTTATCGTGTTAACGTAGTGGGCACAGAGTGCTTGCTACAGAGTATTATAGACTCGGGCCTATCTTTAAGAAAAGTAATTATATCCAGCAGTGCTAATGTCTACGGAAATTCATCTGCGGAACAGATATCTGAAAATATATCACCAGAGCCTGTAAATCATTACGCTTGCAGCAAAATGGCAATGGAAAAAATAACAGCAAATTACTTTAATCGGCTACCTATTATAATAACTAGACCTTTTAATTATACGGGGGTAGGCCAAGCAGAGCATTTCTTAGTTCCTAAAATAGTCGCTCATTTCAAAAATGGTAAGAAAAAAATTGAATTAGGTAACACCGATGTTTACCGTGATTTTTCGTCCGTCGAATTTGTGGTTCAAGCGTACGCTAGCCTTTTAAATTCCGATGTCAAAAGTGAAATCATCAATGTTTGCAGTGGTCATAGCTATTCTTTACAGGAGATAATTGAAACTTTAGAAGAACTCGCCGGTTATAAGATAGAAATATGTGTCAATTCGGATTTTGTTAGAGCTGATGAGGTAAAAAAAATCACCGGTGATAACAGCAAGTTATTAACGATAGTCCCCAAGCTTTATATAAAAAAATTGGCACGGATATTAGAAGATATGTATTTAAACGGAATAAAAGATGATTGA
- the gmd gene encoding GDP-mannose 4,6-dehydratase, protein MDKNKVAVITGITGQDAAYLAELLLDKGYKVFGTYRRTSSVNFWRIDELGLQEHPNLTLVEYDLTDLSSSIRLLKDTKANEVYNLAAQSFVGVSFDQPLTTAEITGIGPVHLLEAIRIVDSGIRFYQASTSEMFGKVQEIPQVESTPFYPRSPYGVAKLYAHWMVINYRESYNIFATSGILFNHESPLRGREFVTRKITDSVAKIKLGKLDVLELGNIDAKRDWGFAKDYVEGMWRMLQADKADTYVLATNRTETVRDFVTMSFKAAGINIEWSGKEESEFATDTACGKVVVKINPKFYRPAEVELLIGNPVKAEKELGWKPTTNLEELCNMMVEADIRRNKLGFSF, encoded by the coding sequence ATGGATAAAAATAAAGTAGCAGTTATAACCGGAATCACAGGCCAAGATGCGGCATATTTAGCTGAGTTATTGCTCGATAAAGGATATAAAGTTTTTGGTACGTACCGTAGAACTAGTTCAGTTAATTTTTGGCGTATAGACGAATTGGGTTTGCAAGAACACCCCAATTTAACGCTTGTTGAATATGACCTAACCGACTTGTCTTCGAGTATTCGTTTGTTGAAAGATACTAAAGCTAACGAAGTATATAATTTAGCTGCTCAAAGTTTTGTTGGTGTTTCGTTCGATCAACCGTTGACCACCGCTGAAATTACAGGAATTGGTCCTGTGCATTTATTAGAAGCTATTCGTATTGTCGATTCAGGCATTCGTTTTTATCAGGCATCAACTTCTGAGATGTTCGGTAAAGTACAGGAAATTCCTCAGGTAGAGTCGACCCCATTTTATCCAAGAAGTCCTTATGGTGTTGCTAAACTTTATGCTCATTGGATGGTAATCAATTATCGTGAGTCATACAATATTTTCGCGACGAGTGGCATTTTATTCAATCATGAGTCACCGTTACGTGGAAGAGAGTTTGTTACTCGAAAAATTACCGACAGCGTGGCGAAAATTAAGTTAGGTAAACTTGATGTCTTAGAGTTGGGTAATATCGATGCTAAACGTGATTGGGGGTTTGCAAAGGATTATGTCGAAGGTATGTGGCGTATGTTACAAGCGGACAAGGCTGATACCTATGTCTTGGCCACAAACCGCACCGAAACTGTTCGCGATTTTGTGACTATGTCATTTAAAGCTGCAGGCATCAATATAGAATGGTCAGGTAAAGAAGAAAGTGAATTTGCTACAGATACTGCTTGTGGCAAAGTTGTAGTGAAAATTAATCCTAAATTCTATCGTCCCGCTGAAGTTGAATTACTTATAGGTAACCCTGTTAAAGCTGAGAAGGAATTGGGATGGAAGCCGACGACTAACTTGGAAGAACTTTGTAATATGATGGTAGAGGCTGATATTAGGAGAAATAAACTTGGATTCTCATTCTAA
- a CDS encoding lipopolysaccharide biosynthesis protein, producing the protein MTQQAQLELEERFRVLRAALTAEQWSDWHDLNARVDELAPVDIALAFRLMQRVKNLNPTEQNIHRLTELQKQALEEIPALAVTSSRESKGARLLNNAQTLKEQISGVFSHPQFAKFKRPFTVFVVLPFLIFSFYQILLASPRYESQSRLIVREPDSMATLDPTMALMSGIGVGSGSLDTELVKAFIYSNDMLDYLENKLSVKKHYSDNKYDVFSRVADDSSRESLFSYYSDKVTVEIDDESQVLSIFVQAFEPDFAKLMSSNIVEHAEWYINEIGHNLAKKQLEFVKLEHLKVEQRLQEAKTALLAFQHRHDLLDPEAEGIALQKITYQLESEVAAKRTELRSLRSSMSDNASQVIQAISQLESMQLQLENERARLTHRPKDDDILPDDEKDLSVSQIVAKFSDYKINMELALQAYTSSQISLEKSRIEAYRQLKYLVVVESPTKPEEAKYPTVFYNISLFLAVIIMIFGIGRILVATVAELR; encoded by the coding sequence ATGACCCAACAGGCTCAATTAGAGTTAGAAGAGAGGTTTCGAGTATTACGTGCAGCACTGACGGCAGAGCAGTGGTCGGATTGGCATGACTTAAATGCACGAGTAGACGAGCTTGCTCCGGTTGATATCGCACTAGCGTTCAGGCTTATGCAACGAGTGAAGAATCTTAATCCTACAGAACAAAATATACATCGACTAACTGAATTGCAAAAACAAGCATTAGAAGAGATACCCGCATTAGCGGTAACATCTTCACGAGAATCTAAAGGTGCACGATTGTTAAATAATGCTCAGACCCTTAAGGAACAGATATCAGGAGTGTTTTCACACCCCCAATTTGCAAAGTTTAAGCGGCCTTTCACCGTATTTGTGGTCTTACCTTTTCTTATATTTTCTTTCTATCAAATTCTACTTGCAAGTCCAAGATACGAGAGTCAATCAAGGTTAATAGTTAGAGAACCCGACAGCATGGCAACGCTAGACCCTACAATGGCACTGATGTCAGGGATTGGTGTTGGTAGTGGTAGTTTAGATACTGAATTAGTGAAAGCTTTTATTTATTCTAACGACATGTTGGACTACCTAGAGAATAAGTTAAGTGTAAAAAAACATTATAGCGATAACAAATATGATGTTTTTAGCCGAGTTGCTGATGATTCAAGCAGAGAAAGTCTTTTTAGTTATTACTCAGATAAGGTAACAGTTGAGATAGACGATGAATCACAAGTCCTTAGCATTTTTGTGCAAGCTTTTGAACCTGATTTCGCTAAGTTAATGAGTTCAAATATTGTCGAACACGCCGAATGGTATATAAACGAAATTGGACACAATCTTGCTAAAAAACAACTTGAATTCGTTAAGTTAGAGCATCTCAAGGTCGAACAGCGATTGCAAGAGGCGAAGACCGCATTGTTGGCCTTCCAACATCGACATGATTTACTTGATCCAGAAGCCGAGGGGATCGCTTTACAAAAGATAACCTATCAACTTGAAAGTGAAGTTGCAGCAAAACGTACCGAACTTAGGTCATTACGGAGCAGCATGAGTGATAATGCGTCACAAGTTATTCAGGCTATCTCTCAACTGGAAAGCATGCAATTGCAACTTGAAAATGAAAGAGCTCGACTCACACACCGGCCAAAAGACGATGATATTTTACCTGATGATGAAAAAGATCTAAGTGTTAGTCAAATTGTAGCTAAATTTAGTGACTACAAGATCAACATGGAGCTGGCACTGCAGGCTTATACATCCTCACAAATTTCTTTAGAGAAGTCTAGAATAGAGGCATACCGTCAGTTAAAATATCTGGTTGTTGTTGAGTCGCCGACGAAACCAGAAGAAGCTAAATATCCTACAGTGTTTTACAACATCAGTTTGTTTCTAGCTGTGATTATTATGATTTTTGGTATTGGCCGTATATTGGTGGCAACAGTTGCTGAATTGCGATGA
- a CDS encoding ABC transporter ATP-binding protein encodes MIRLENVTKYYPSRLGKQYIFKNLSFDIPSGHNIGILGSNGAGKSTLFRLLAGSEYPNKGRIITDLSLSWPVALTTGIHQQMTGRENTRFIGKVNGVADLDTYVKRVMEFAELGEKFNLPVRNYSSGMKPRLAFACSIAIDFDVYLIDEVTSVGDAKFRKKAKEALLERSEIANVIMVSHEMDEIRQFCDSAIVLHKGELTFYNDLEQGIKQYQAL; translated from the coding sequence ATGATACGGCTAGAGAACGTCACAAAATACTATCCTTCGCGTTTAGGTAAACAGTATATTTTCAAAAATCTGAGTTTCGATATTCCTTCTGGTCATAATATAGGTATTTTGGGCTCAAATGGCGCAGGTAAGTCTACCTTATTTCGATTATTAGCCGGAAGCGAATATCCTAATAAAGGCCGAATTATTACTGACCTTAGTCTGTCTTGGCCAGTGGCGTTAACGACTGGTATACATCAACAAATGACAGGGCGCGAAAACACTCGCTTTATTGGTAAAGTAAATGGTGTAGCGGATTTGGATACTTATGTAAAACGTGTGATGGAGTTTGCTGAATTAGGCGAAAAATTCAATTTGCCAGTAAGAAACTATTCAAGTGGTATGAAACCTCGATTGGCATTCGCATGTTCTATTGCAATCGATTTCGACGTTTATCTAATCGACGAAGTAACATCTGTTGGTGATGCCAAATTTCGCAAAAAAGCTAAAGAAGCATTGTTAGAGCGAAGTGAAATAGCGAACGTGATTATGGTGAGTCATGAAATGGATGAAATCAGGCAGTTTTGTGATAGCGCAATCGTTCTACACAAAGGTGAATTAACTTTTTATAACGATCTCGAGCAAGGGATCAAACAATATCAGGCTTTATAA
- a CDS encoding ABC transporter permease, with amino-acid sequence MTAVTKRNKWEIWRDVIFALFAREIRTGFNDKLGLSWAIFNPVIFIFVLSFLRGRLGGEETHTIPTFTFMAIGILFIQSFLQTMNGSSRAIMRNKALFAFRQVQPISAVIAGALFELLVKIFVITGIIIIMYFMGMDLKVSNPLLFLACFFQLWLFAVSLGLLFGIAEMFIQEISKVKDLLTRPLFFISGVFFSLQDFSQEYWRYLDWNPVLHAIELARYSVHSTYGNEGVSLQYLSCSVLIFSFAALAIYHVSWKQAISR; translated from the coding sequence ATGACTGCCGTTACTAAAAGAAACAAATGGGAAATATGGCGTGATGTAATATTCGCGCTTTTTGCTCGTGAAATTCGTACAGGATTTAATGATAAATTAGGCTTGAGCTGGGCCATCTTCAACCCAGTCATCTTTATTTTTGTCCTATCGTTTTTACGTGGTCGGTTAGGTGGAGAAGAAACACACACCATACCTACCTTTACATTTATGGCAATTGGGATTTTGTTTATTCAAAGTTTTCTGCAAACCATGAATGGTTCGTCTCGCGCCATAATGAGAAACAAAGCGCTATTTGCTTTTAGGCAAGTACAACCCATTAGTGCAGTAATTGCTGGTGCACTGTTTGAGTTATTGGTAAAAATATTCGTTATCACTGGAATAATAATAATAATGTACTTCATGGGGATGGATCTAAAAGTTTCTAACCCTTTATTGTTCTTAGCCTGTTTTTTCCAGTTATGGCTTTTTGCCGTGTCATTAGGTTTGCTTTTCGGTATAGCGGAGATGTTTATTCAAGAAATAAGCAAGGTAAAAGATTTACTGACTCGGCCATTATTTTTCATATCGGGAGTCTTTTTTTCGCTACAAGATTTCTCTCAAGAATATTGGCGTTATCTAGATTGGAATCCAGTGTTGCATGCTATAGAGCTAGCGCGATATTCAGTCCATTCAACTTATGGAAATGAAGGTGTTAGCTTACAATATCTTAGCTGCAGTGTTTTAATTTTCTCTTTCGCAGCACTCGCTATTTACCATGTTTCATGGAAACAGGCAATAAGTCGATGA